A portion of the Thermocladium sp. ECH_B genome contains these proteins:
- a CDS encoding asparagine--tRNA ligase → MSSSAVAPTPIRSIFSLPEGSHVVVRGWVYRKRVLKNKAFLVIRDSTGIIQSVFTDELAAEASKLNIESALYVSGVTKREERAPGGIELHVDKILWEFVGEQFPINEDAANADSELLLDLRHLWVRSRRMQAVLKIRSTVFAAVHDYFRSNGFYEVHAPTFISAAVEGGSTLFKVNYFNNDIVYLTQSAQFYLEALIYSLEKVYTIAPSFRAEQSRTRRHLTEFWHAEMEVAWAGLRDVMAVGEGVISHTINEVLQNNLEELSVIGRKTEYLERVKPPFPMVSYDEALELLRNKGINLKWGDDIGADEERALTLQFDKPIHLHHFPEVVKAFYHKNDPQRPETTLSVDILAPEGYGEVVGGGERIENYNELVEKIRRFGLDPSSYGWYLDLRRFGSVQHAGFGLGMDRLVMWICGLDHVRDALPFPRDMRRIRP, encoded by the coding sequence ATGTCATCGTCAGCTGTGGCTCCCACGCCAATACGATCGATATTCTCATTACCGGAAGGCTCTCATGTAGTGGTTAGGGGCTGGGTTTACAGGAAGCGAGTGCTTAAGAATAAGGCATTCCTCGTTATACGTGACTCCACCGGCATAATTCAATCAGTCTTCACGGATGAATTGGCGGCTGAAGCATCTAAGCTAAACATAGAATCGGCTCTCTACGTTAGCGGAGTTACTAAGAGGGAGGAGCGCGCGCCTGGGGGCATTGAGCTGCATGTTGATAAGATTCTATGGGAGTTCGTGGGCGAGCAATTCCCAATAAATGAAGATGCGGCTAATGCAGATTCCGAACTGCTTCTGGATCTAAGACATCTCTGGGTGCGGAGTAGGAGGATGCAGGCGGTGCTTAAGATACGAAGCACAGTGTTCGCGGCTGTTCATGATTATTTTAGGTCCAATGGCTTTTATGAAGTGCATGCACCGACCTTCATATCTGCAGCAGTTGAGGGCGGCTCCACCTTGTTTAAAGTAAATTATTTTAATAATGATATTGTTTACTTGACTCAGAGCGCTCAATTCTATTTAGAGGCATTGATTTACTCGTTGGAGAAGGTGTATACCATTGCGCCTAGTTTCAGGGCCGAGCAGTCTAGGACTAGGAGGCACTTGACGGAGTTTTGGCATGCGGAGATGGAGGTGGCATGGGCCGGATTACGTGACGTCATGGCTGTGGGGGAGGGAGTCATAAGCCATACAATCAATGAGGTGCTTCAAAACAATCTAGAGGAGTTAAGCGTTATAGGGCGTAAGACGGAATACCTAGAGAGAGTTAAGCCCCCGTTCCCAATGGTTTCCTATGATGAGGCCTTAGAACTATTAAGGAATAAAGGCATTAATTTGAAGTGGGGTGATGATATTGGTGCCGATGAGGAGAGGGCTTTGACTCTGCAGTTCGATAAGCCCATCCATCTTCATCACTTCCCGGAAGTAGTTAAGGCTTTTTATCATAAAAATGATCCGCAAAGGCCGGAAACCACCTTGAGCGTTGACATTCTTGCTCCAGAGGGTTATGGCGAGGTAGTGGGCGGAGGGGAACGTATAGAGAACTATAATGAATTGGTTGAGAAGATTCGCCGCTTTGGGCTTGATCCAAGCAGTTATGGTTGGTATCTGGACCTGCGCCGCTTTGGTTCCGTTCAGCATGCCGGTTTTGGGCTAGGCATGGATAGATTAGTCATGTGGATATGTGGGCTTGATCACGTAAGGGATGCGCTTCCATTTCCGCGGGACATGAGACGCATCAGGCCTTAA